The sequence ATGTCGAGCCATGCGCCGCTTACCGCAGCGTCGAGCGATTCATCCGCCGGCAGGACGACGAGCAGGACGTGAACGTGCTGATCGATATCGGCGCTCGGCAGACGCTCGTCGTCATCGGTCGCGGCCGGTCGGTGAGCTTCGTGAAGTCGATCGACATCGGTGGCGATCACCTGAACGACGTGGTCGCCAAGAAGCTTGGCCTGGACCCCGCTGAATCGCGCACGCTGCGCCGCCGGCTCGGTGATACGGGTGGCGCGACCGGCGCGCAGGACCCGGTGCGCCAGGCCGTGCACGACGTGGAGCGCAGCGTGATCGAGGACCTGATCCGCGAGGTCGGTCTCTGCCTTCGGTACTACTCCGTCACGTTCCGTGGTTCGCGGCCGACGCGCGTGCGCCTCACCGGTGGCGAGGCCGCCGACCCGAGCGTGCAGGCACTGATGAACGCCGCGTTGCCGATGCCCGTGGAGGCGGCAAGGCCACTGCACAGCGTGAACATCAGCCGGATGAAGGCCAGCGACCGCCGTGGTTCGCTGGCGGAATGGTCGGTGGCGCTCGGGCTGTCGCTGAAGGCGACGACGCGGCACTTCGGCCCACGCGATGGCAAGCCGCGCACCGTGCCCGCGCCGATGGCGGCACTCTCGCCGTCGGCCGCGCCTGCCAATGCCGCGTCGCAGGCTGCGTTGGCCACGGTGGAACAAGCCATGGCGGCCGCGCCCACCATCACCGCGACACCGCTGACGCGCGGGGTGACCCATGCGTGAACTGGACTTCCTGCCCGCGTGGTACCCGCGCCTGCGCCGCAAGCGCATGCTGGCCGTCGCCCAAGCGTGGGCCGCCACCGCGCTGCTGGTCGCCGCTGCGTCGTGGGTGTTTGCCGAACACCGGCTGGCCCGGGCCAGCGAGGCACGGCTGGTCGAGCTGGCCGCTGCGCTGGATCGTACGCAGGTCGACCTGCACAAGCTCGACGACCTGCTCGCACTCGAGGGCCGCTGGCGCCACCGTGACCGCGTGATGATCAAGCTCGGCCTGCACGTCGAGGCGACCCGGTTGATCGAGAAGCTGAACGAGGTCATGCCGCCCGAGATGGCCGTCCTCGCGCTCGAACTGGAGACCGCTGACGCCAAGGCGGACGCCGCTCGGGCGATAGATTCGAACGATGACGCTGTGGCCTCGCTCGATATGCCACCCGATCGGCAGTTGAACGTGCGCCTGCACGGCGTGGCACCGACGGACGTCGATCTCGCGAGTTTCATGATGCGACTCAGCGGCGTTCGGTTCTTCGAGAACGTCAACATGTCCTACGCCAAGGACCGCAGCGAGGGCGGCCATCTTATGCGGGAATACCAGATCACCTTCTCGCTCAACCTGAAGGCACCGGCGGTGAACAAGTGATGGAGACCCCGACCCCTACGCTCGCGCCTCGGCCGCTCCGCTCGCAAGTGAAGCGTTACCGCCGCACGCATTGGGTGATCGGCGGCACGTTCGTGATGCTGTTCGCGGGCCTGTACCTGTTTGGCCATCGTCCCGCGGCGGCCCGAGCCGCGGCATTGGCAAGCGAGGTCGCACAGCGCCAAGCTGAGCTGGCCGCGGCCGAAACGCGAGCGCGCGACCTGGCGGTGGTCGAGACGGAAGTGGAACGGCTCAGCGCTCGCCTTGAACGCTTCGACAAACGCCTGCCGAGCCAGCGCAACTTCGTACGCGAGCTGAACGCGTTCACGAACGACATCAC is a genomic window of Tepidisphaeraceae bacterium containing:
- a CDS encoding PilN domain-containing protein is translated as MRELDFLPAWYPRLRRKRMLAVAQAWAATALLVAAASWVFAEHRLARASEARLVELAAALDRTQVDLHKLDDLLALEGRWRHRDRVMIKLGLHVEATRLIEKLNEVMPPEMAVLALELETADAKADAARAIDSNDDAVASLDMPPDRQLNVRLHGVAPTDVDLASFMMRLSGVRFFENVNMSYAKDRSEGGHLMREYQITFSLNLKAPAVNK
- the pilO gene encoding type 4a pilus biogenesis protein PilO, with amino-acid sequence METPTPTLAPRPLRSQVKRYRRTHWVIGGTFVMLFAGLYLFGHRPAAARAAALASEVAQRQAELAAAETRARDLAVVETEVERLSARLERFDKRLPSQRNFVRELNAFTNDITQLAQQSAIKKINWVPGVIRRSELFSEQPIMLSFEGDFLSVFTFLQQVESMPRLARVRKLALTSKDSKVGQVEVQASINLYFADTP
- the pilM gene encoding pilus assembly protein PilM gives rise to the protein MFRLTRAQVQPVGVDLGTDSIKMLQLEIVDGSLSVVAAARAPMPDEVRAAPLEDRMSVAAGLVKGLLRQNPFVGRNVVLALPREMVHVKNLRMAPLPDTELPAAIRAEATNLFPIDIDIDSAQVRHLLAGEVRQGGEARQEVIVLAARNDDVDGFVERFHSSGAVIQSLDVEPCAAYRSVERFIRRQDDEQDVNVLIDIGARQTLVVIGRGRSVSFVKSIDIGGDHLNDVVAKKLGLDPAESRTLRRRLGDTGGATGAQDPVRQAVHDVERSVIEDLIREVGLCLRYYSVTFRGSRPTRVRLTGGEAADPSVQALMNAALPMPVEAARPLHSVNISRMKASDRRGSLAEWSVALGLSLKATTRHFGPRDGKPRTVPAPMAALSPSAAPANAASQAALATVEQAMAAAPTITATPLTRGVTHA